One window of Agromyces rhizosphaerae genomic DNA carries:
- the ftsH gene encoding ATP-dependent zinc metalloprotease FtsH — MNFKKILRGPLLYILLAVVAVWVGSSLITASGFKEVSTQEGLEFLADGDVSAVKIVDGENRVDLTLTEADAEYGSQVRFYYVTPRGEDVIAAVDAAAPAEGFTDEVPQSNWFLSMLGILLPLLLIGIFFWIMLSSMQGGGSRVMQFGKSKAKLVSKESPKVTFEDVAGAEEAIEELHEIKEFLKEPAKFQAVGARIPKGVLLYGPPGTGKTLLARAVAGEAGVPFYSISGSDFVEMFVGVGASRVRDLFEQAKQNAPAIIFVDEIDAVGRHRGAGMGGGHDEREQTLNQLLVEMDGFDPKTNVILIAATNRPDILDPALLRPGRFDRQIGVDAPDLNGRRRILEVHGKGKPLAKGVDLEVVARKTPGFTGADLANVLNEAALLTARSNAQLIDNRALDEAIDRVIAGPQRRTRVMKDKEKLITAYHEGGHALAAAAMNYTDPVTKITILPRGRALGYTMVLPLEDKYSVTRNELLDQLTYAMGGRVAEEIVFHDPSTGASNDIEKATSTARKMVTEYGMSANVGAVKLGQAQGEVFLGRDMGHQRDYSERIAEEVDAEVRALIEQAHDEAWKVLNENRDILDKLAAELLEHETLDHNQIAEIFTDVTKLPERPLWLSSDQRPVSDRPPIAIPVAKAPIDAGAVDGGIDSDPEVAASKESTRPARSNPRPATA, encoded by the coding sequence ATGAACTTCAAGAAGATCCTGCGCGGGCCGCTGCTGTACATCCTGCTCGCGGTCGTGGCCGTGTGGGTCGGTTCGAGCCTGATCACCGCCTCCGGGTTCAAGGAGGTGTCGACGCAGGAGGGCCTCGAGTTCCTCGCAGACGGCGATGTGTCGGCCGTGAAGATCGTCGACGGCGAGAACCGCGTCGACCTCACGCTCACCGAGGCCGACGCCGAGTACGGCTCGCAGGTGCGCTTCTACTACGTGACGCCCCGCGGTGAGGACGTCATCGCCGCGGTCGACGCCGCCGCCCCCGCCGAGGGCTTCACCGACGAGGTGCCCCAGTCGAACTGGTTCCTGTCGATGCTCGGCATCCTCCTGCCGCTGCTGCTGATCGGCATCTTCTTCTGGATCATGCTGTCGAGCATGCAGGGCGGCGGGAGCCGGGTCATGCAGTTCGGCAAGTCGAAGGCGAAGCTCGTCTCGAAGGAGAGCCCGAAGGTCACGTTCGAGGACGTGGCCGGCGCCGAGGAGGCCATCGAGGAGCTCCACGAGATCAAGGAGTTCCTGAAGGAGCCGGCGAAGTTCCAGGCCGTCGGAGCGCGGATCCCGAAGGGCGTGCTGCTCTACGGCCCGCCCGGCACCGGCAAGACGCTGCTCGCGCGCGCGGTCGCGGGCGAGGCCGGCGTGCCGTTCTACTCCATCTCGGGCTCCGACTTCGTCGAGATGTTCGTCGGCGTCGGCGCATCCCGCGTGCGCGACCTGTTCGAGCAGGCCAAGCAGAACGCGCCGGCCATCATCTTCGTCGACGAGATCGACGCCGTCGGGCGCCACCGCGGCGCCGGCATGGGCGGCGGCCACGACGAGCGCGAGCAGACGCTCAACCAGCTGCTCGTCGAGATGGACGGCTTCGACCCGAAGACCAACGTCATCCTCATCGCGGCGACGAACCGCCCCGACATCCTCGACCCGGCGCTGCTGCGCCCGGGCCGCTTCGACCGCCAGATCGGCGTCGACGCGCCCGACCTGAACGGCCGCCGCCGCATCCTCGAGGTGCACGGCAAGGGCAAGCCGCTCGCGAAGGGCGTCGACCTCGAGGTCGTCGCCCGCAAGACCCCCGGGTTCACGGGTGCCGACCTCGCGAACGTGCTCAACGAGGCCGCGCTGCTCACGGCGCGCTCGAACGCGCAGCTCATCGACAACCGGGCGCTCGACGAGGCGATCGACCGCGTGATCGCCGGCCCGCAGCGCCGCACCCGCGTGATGAAGGACAAGGAGAAGCTCATCACGGCGTACCACGAGGGCGGGCACGCCCTCGCCGCGGCCGCGATGAACTACACCGACCCGGTCACGAAGATCACGATCCTCCCGCGCGGGCGCGCTCTCGGCTACACCATGGTGCTGCCGCTGGAGGACAAGTACTCGGTCACCCGCAACGAGCTGCTCGACCAGCTCACCTACGCGATGGGCGGCCGCGTCGCCGAGGAGATCGTGTTCCACGACCCGTCGACGGGCGCCTCGAACGACATCGAGAAGGCCACCTCGACCGCGCGCAAGATGGTCACCGAGTACGGCATGAGCGCGAACGTCGGCGCCGTGAAGCTCGGCCAGGCGCAGGGCGAGGTCTTCCTCGGCCGCGACATGGGCCACCAGCGCGACTACTCCGAGCGCATCGCCGAGGAGGTCGACGCCGAGGTGCGCGCCCTCATCGAGCAGGCGCACGACGAGGCGTGGAAGGTGCTCAACGAGAACCGCGACATCCTCGACAAGCTGGCCGCGGAGCTCCTCGAGCACGAGACGCTCGACCACAACCAGATCGCCGAGATCTTCACGGACGTGACGAAGCTGCCCGAGCGCCCGCTCTGGCTCTCGAGCGACCAGCGCCCCGTCTCCGACCGCCCGCCGATCGCGATCCCGGTCGCGAAGGCGCCGATCGACGCCGGTGCGGTCGACGGCGGCATCGACTCCGACCCCGAGGTCGCCGCCTCGAAGGAGTCCACCCGCCCGGCGCGCTCGAACCCGCGCCCCGCGACCGCCTGA
- the folE gene encoding GTP cyclohydrolase I: protein MGEAIDRPRIEAAVRELLLAIGEDPERPGLERTPERVAESYRELFGGLARDPVAELGDPVPLGATDAGGATTSDTVIVRDLAFRSVCEHHLLPFLGTAHVAYVPDGQVVGLGRIPAAIDALAARPQVQERLAEEVADALEGALAPHGVLVVLDAVHGCVTSRGPRQTGSSTVTVVARGLLAEPARRAEAIALIGGRADA from the coding sequence ATGGGGGAGGCGATCGACCGGCCGCGCATCGAGGCCGCCGTGCGCGAGCTGCTGCTCGCGATCGGCGAGGACCCCGAGCGGCCGGGGCTCGAACGCACCCCCGAGCGGGTCGCCGAGTCGTACCGCGAGCTGTTCGGGGGGCTCGCCCGGGACCCGGTCGCGGAGCTCGGCGACCCTGTGCCGCTCGGCGCGACCGACGCGGGCGGGGCCACCACCTCCGACACCGTGATCGTGCGCGACCTCGCCTTCCGCTCGGTGTGCGAGCACCACCTGCTGCCGTTCCTCGGCACGGCCCACGTCGCGTACGTGCCCGACGGCCAAGTGGTCGGCCTGGGCCGCATCCCGGCCGCGATCGACGCCCTCGCCGCCAGGCCGCAGGTGCAGGAACGCCTCGCCGAGGAGGTCGCCGACGCGCTCGAGGGCGCGCTCGCACCGCACGGCGTGCTCGTCGTGCTCGACGCGGTGCACGGCTGCGTCACGAGCCGGGGCCCGCGCCAGACGGGCAGTTCGACGGTCACGGTCGTGGCCAGGGGCCTGCTGGCCGAACCGGCCCGTCGGGCGGAGGCGATCGCCCTCATCGGCGGGCGGGCGGATGCCTGA
- the folP gene encoding dihydropteroate synthase codes for MPETGVPTPAQARPGHPLIMGVVNVTPDSFSDGGQWFGTDAAIAHALELVRDGADIVDVGGESTRPGAARVDPAEELRRVVPVVRELAALGLRVSVDTMRAATAAAAVEAGAVIVNDVSAGLADRAMAEVVAGSDATYVAMHWRGHSDRMDALAEYDDVVTEVRDELAARVDALEGAGVARERIVIDPGLGFAKRAEHNWQLLARLDELAALGLPVLVGASRKRFLGALLEADAPVSARDLPTAVVSVLSARAGAWAVRVHDVASTRLALAVGEAWQSGGRE; via the coding sequence ATGCCTGAGACCGGCGTGCCGACTCCGGCGCAGGCCCGCCCGGGGCATCCGCTCATCATGGGCGTGGTGAACGTCACGCCCGACTCGTTCAGCGACGGCGGGCAGTGGTTCGGCACCGACGCGGCGATCGCGCACGCGCTCGAGCTCGTGCGCGACGGCGCCGACATCGTCGACGTGGGCGGCGAGTCGACCCGGCCCGGCGCCGCACGCGTCGATCCCGCCGAGGAGCTCCGGCGCGTGGTGCCGGTCGTGCGCGAGCTCGCGGCGCTCGGCCTCCGCGTGAGCGTCGACACCATGCGCGCGGCCACCGCCGCAGCGGCCGTCGAGGCGGGCGCGGTGATCGTGAACGACGTCTCGGCCGGGCTCGCCGACCGGGCGATGGCCGAGGTCGTCGCGGGGTCGGATGCCACCTACGTCGCCATGCACTGGCGCGGCCACTCCGATCGCATGGACGCGCTCGCCGAGTACGACGACGTCGTGACCGAGGTGCGCGACGAGCTCGCCGCCCGCGTCGACGCGCTCGAGGGCGCCGGCGTCGCCCGGGAGCGCATCGTCATCGACCCCGGCCTCGGGTTCGCCAAGCGCGCCGAGCACAACTGGCAGCTGCTCGCACGCCTGGACGAGCTCGCCGCGCTCGGGCTCCCCGTGCTGGTCGGCGCCTCGCGCAAGCGGTTCCTCGGAGCGCTGCTCGAAGCGGATGCGCCCGTGTCGGCGCGCGACCTGCCGACCGCGGTGGTGAGCGTGCTGAGCGCCCGCGCTGGCGCCTGGGCGGTGCGGGTGCACGACGTCGCATCCACACGCCTCGCGCTGGCGGTCGGCGAGGCGTGGCAGAGTGGTGGGCGTGAGTAG
- the folB gene encoding dihydroneopterin aldolase → MSSARDRISLRGIRVTAHHGVFDFEREQGQEFVIDVEARLDLAPAASGDELAATVHYGELAQEVADAVRNDPVDLIETVAERIAAVVLAHEAVEETTVTVHKPQAPIAVPFDDVAVTIVRGRA, encoded by the coding sequence GTGAGTAGTGCCCGGGACAGGATCTCGCTGCGCGGCATCCGCGTGACAGCCCACCACGGCGTCTTCGACTTCGAGCGCGAGCAGGGGCAGGAGTTCGTCATCGACGTCGAGGCCAGGCTCGACCTCGCCCCGGCCGCGTCCGGCGACGAGCTCGCCGCGACCGTGCACTACGGCGAGCTCGCGCAGGAGGTCGCCGACGCCGTGCGCAACGACCCCGTCGACCTCATCGAGACCGTCGCCGAGCGCATCGCGGCCGTCGTGCTCGCGCACGAGGCGGTCGAGGAGACGACGGTCACCGTGCACAAGCCGCAGGCGCCGATCGCCGTGCCGTTCGACGACGTCGCCGTCACGATCGTGCGGGGCCGCGCGTGA
- the folK gene encoding 2-amino-4-hydroxy-6-hydroxymethyldihydropteridine diphosphokinase translates to MALFRPRRNEHGTRAVLALGSSLGDREGTIGQAIADVDMLRETRVEAISPTYETVAITDEGADPDAPAYLNCVISIRTDLSPHALLDAVHTIERGHGRVRDEHWGPRTLDIDIITFGSLEMMDATLTIPHPRAWQRAFVLQPWLDIEPRAVIPGYGRIDELRAVAFDEVTPYVPDRDDS, encoded by the coding sequence ATGGCGCTGTTCCGCCCGCGCCGCAACGAGCACGGCACCCGGGCCGTGCTGGCGCTCGGCAGCAGCCTCGGCGACCGCGAGGGCACCATCGGCCAGGCGATCGCCGACGTCGACATGCTGCGCGAGACGCGCGTCGAGGCGATCTCGCCGACGTACGAGACCGTCGCGATCACCGACGAGGGCGCCGACCCCGATGCGCCCGCGTACCTCAACTGCGTGATCTCGATCCGCACCGACCTCAGCCCCCACGCGCTGCTCGACGCGGTGCACACGATCGAGCGAGGCCATGGCCGCGTGCGCGACGAGCACTGGGGCCCGCGCACGCTCGACATCGACATCATCACCTTCGGCTCGCTCGAGATGATGGACGCGACGCTGACCATCCCGCATCCGCGTGCCTGGCAGCGCGCGTTCGTGCTGCAGCCGTGGCTCGACATCGAGCCCAGGGCGGTCATCCCCGGCTACGGCCGCATCGACGAGCTGCGTGCGGTCGCGTTCGACGAGGTCACGCCGTACGTGCCCGACCGGGACGACTCGTGA
- a CDS encoding DUF3180 domain-containing protein — protein MRRTGAPTVLLLAVGGAAMAFLLEVLVVNAGRAAIVPPISLAITLAGAGAVVVALAWPIRRAVKGTGPRHVDPFRAMRTAVLAKASSLAGALLLGFAAGVLLYLVTRTVLPGGGATWLALASLLAAGALLAAGLVAEFFCTLPPDDDDEQTEEAHV, from the coding sequence GTGAGGCGCACCGGCGCCCCCACCGTGCTCCTGCTCGCGGTCGGCGGCGCGGCCATGGCGTTCCTGCTCGAGGTGCTGGTCGTGAACGCGGGCCGGGCGGCGATCGTGCCGCCGATCTCGCTGGCGATCACGCTCGCGGGTGCAGGCGCCGTGGTCGTGGCGCTGGCCTGGCCGATCCGGCGCGCGGTGAAGGGCACCGGCCCGCGGCACGTCGACCCGTTCCGGGCGATGCGCACCGCGGTGCTCGCCAAGGCGAGCAGCCTCGCCGGTGCGCTCCTGCTCGGGTTCGCCGCCGGCGTGCTGCTCTACCTCGTCACGCGGACGGTGCTGCCGGGCGGCGGTGCGACGTGGCTCGCCCTCGCCTCGCTGCTCGCCGCCGGGGCGCTGCTCGCCGCCGGACTCGTGGCAGAGTTCTTCTGTACCCTCCCGCCCGACGACGACGACGAACAGACCGAGGAAGCACATGTCTGA
- a CDS encoding PH domain-containing protein: MSEPEAPPPAAQHEPAGQGGPAPQDAPAPHVIDDGWRRVSPKYVVVEVVGSVIGVAIVGIVGGVLWSIFQWWWIAAIAGGIILVSLVSIAFEPRRVRSIAYRLREDDLLFRRGILYQRRVAVPYGRMQLVDITRGPVARWLGLADLKLVTAAAASGVAVPGLPLAEAEELRDRLVALAETRRAGL; encoded by the coding sequence ATGTCTGAGCCCGAGGCGCCCCCACCCGCCGCGCAGCACGAGCCGGCCGGGCAGGGCGGACCCGCCCCGCAGGACGCGCCGGCCCCGCACGTCATCGACGACGGCTGGCGGCGCGTCTCGCCGAAGTACGTGGTCGTCGAGGTCGTCGGCTCGGTCATCGGCGTCGCGATCGTGGGGATCGTGGGCGGCGTGCTGTGGTCGATCTTCCAGTGGTGGTGGATCGCCGCGATCGCCGGCGGCATCATCCTCGTCTCGCTCGTCTCGATCGCGTTCGAGCCGCGTCGCGTGCGCTCGATCGCCTACCGCCTGCGCGAGGACGACCTGCTGTTCCGCCGCGGCATCCTCTACCAGCGGCGCGTGGCCGTGCCGTACGGCCGCATGCAGCTCGTCGACATCACGCGCGGACCCGTCGCGCGCTGGCTCGGTCTCGCCGACCTGAAGCTCGTGACGGCCGCGGCGGCCAGCGGGGTCGCCGTGCCGGGGCTGCCGCTCGCCGAGGCCGAGGAGCTGCGCGACCGGCTGGTGGCCCTCGCCGAGACGCGCCGGGCGGGGCTGTGA
- a CDS encoding PH domain-containing protein — protein sequence MTAPGARAGLSTDLADGEWHRLHPLTPLLRGGIFLIAIIGFVIANLRERVVDLFLIAVSPGEPIDPDDFDGDPVSVLVRTGNVGWGLLIVLGILLLLLAGFYLSWRMHTFRITTEAVEVRTGIVFRSHRSARLDRIQGISITKSLIPRLVGAAKLEVAVAGQSASVQLSYLQGGLADALRADILRLASGVKAAKARAAAPEGAMTDAAEAGVVVGATVAAGDPNAPEGDGAHAPGLVQRRVDDLLSPELDPDLAPPESVVHIPLGRVIGSSVLGGSTLAMLIFAGVIVWGLTSGSAWVLFSFVPAVIGLVTYMWSRITKSLRYSIAGTPDGVRVGYGLLSTQNDTLPPGRIHAIQVGQPLLWRPFGWWTIRINVAGQSANASGDAQRRSLVLPVGTLDDVRRVLGLLLPDTSDEVLDAVTATGLVGAGGDDTYVGAPRQAAWLRPFSWRRTGYAIADGVVLIRRGIVWRSLILVPLARTQSVALHHGPVRRALGLGLVRVHTVAGPIAATLPVIGRDEAEACVADVAAGAIEWARLDVSDHWGGAGAR from the coding sequence GTGACCGCACCCGGCGCACGCGCGGGACTGTCGACGGACCTCGCCGACGGCGAGTGGCACCGCCTGCACCCGCTGACCCCGCTGCTGCGCGGCGGCATCTTCCTCATCGCGATCATCGGCTTCGTGATCGCGAACCTGCGCGAGCGCGTGGTCGACCTGTTCCTCATCGCCGTCTCGCCCGGCGAGCCCATCGACCCCGACGACTTCGACGGCGACCCGGTCTCGGTGCTCGTGCGCACGGGCAACGTCGGCTGGGGCCTGCTCATCGTCCTCGGCATCCTCCTGCTGCTGCTCGCGGGCTTCTACCTGAGCTGGCGCATGCACACGTTCCGCATCACGACCGAGGCGGTCGAGGTGCGCACCGGCATCGTGTTCCGCTCGCACCGCAGCGCCCGGCTCGATCGCATCCAGGGCATCAGCATCACCAAGTCGCTCATCCCGCGCCTGGTCGGCGCCGCGAAGCTCGAGGTCGCGGTCGCCGGCCAGTCGGCGAGCGTGCAGCTGTCGTACCTGCAGGGCGGCCTCGCCGACGCGCTGCGCGCCGACATCCTGCGGCTCGCGTCGGGGGTCAAGGCCGCGAAGGCGCGGGCGGCGGCGCCCGAGGGTGCGATGACGGATGCCGCCGAAGCCGGCGTCGTCGTCGGCGCCACGGTCGCAGCGGGCGACCCGAACGCGCCCGAGGGCGACGGCGCGCACGCCCCCGGCCTCGTGCAGCGGCGGGTCGACGACCTGCTCTCGCCCGAGCTCGACCCCGACCTCGCGCCGCCCGAGTCGGTCGTGCACATCCCGCTCGGGCGGGTGATCGGCTCGTCGGTGCTCGGCGGCTCGACGCTCGCGATGCTGATCTTCGCCGGGGTCATCGTCTGGGGGCTCACGTCGGGCTCGGCCTGGGTGCTCTTCTCGTTCGTGCCCGCGGTCATCGGTCTCGTGACGTACATGTGGTCGCGCATCACGAAGTCGCTGCGGTACTCGATCGCGGGCACGCCCGACGGCGTGCGCGTCGGGTACGGCCTGCTCTCGACCCAGAACGACACGCTGCCGCCGGGGCGCATCCATGCGATCCAGGTCGGGCAGCCGCTGCTCTGGCGGCCGTTCGGCTGGTGGACCATCCGCATCAACGTCGCGGGGCAGAGCGCGAACGCCTCGGGCGACGCGCAGCGGCGCAGCCTCGTGCTGCCCGTCGGCACGCTCGACGACGTGCGGAGGGTGCTCGGCCTGCTGCTGCCCGACACGTCCGACGAGGTGCTCGACGCGGTCACCGCCACCGGGCTCGTGGGCGCGGGCGGCGACGACACGTACGTCGGCGCGCCGCGGCAGGCGGCGTGGCTGCGCCCGTTCTCCTGGCGGCGCACCGGCTACGCGATCGCCGACGGCGTGGTGCTCATCCGGCGCGGCATCGTCTGGCGCTCGCTCATCCTCGTGCCGCTCGCGCGCACGCAGTCGGTGGCGCTGCACCACGGGCCCGTGCGACGTGCCCTCGGGCTCGGCCTCGTGCGCGTGCACACCGTGGCGGGGCCGATCGCGGCCACGCTGCCGGTCATCGGGCGCGACGAGGCCGAGGCCTGCGTCGCGGACGTCGCGGCGGGCGCGATCGAGTGGGCCCGGCTCGACGTGAGCGACCACTGGGGCGGTGCCGGTGCCCGCTGA
- a CDS encoding Rossmann-like and DUF2520 domain-containing protein, whose protein sequence is MPVPAERTGRLGVGTVGAGRVGPVLASALAGAGHALTGITAVSDASRERADAMLPGVPVLTVPEVVERSELVLLAVPDDELEALVAGLAETGAWQPGQLVAHTSARYGTAVLEPALRRGAIPLAIHPAITFTGTSVDRTRLAGAWFGVTAPAPVLPIAQALVVEMGGEPLVVAEADRPAYAEAIETATSFSTAIVEQATGLLAGIGVEEPGRVIAPLVRSAVENALARWAPSTIDLSALAEPFAEEDE, encoded by the coding sequence GTGCCGGTGCCCGCTGAGCGCACGGGCCGCCTCGGCGTCGGCACGGTCGGCGCCGGACGGGTCGGCCCCGTGCTCGCGTCGGCGCTGGCCGGCGCGGGGCACGCGCTGACCGGCATCACCGCGGTCTCCGACGCCAGCCGCGAGCGGGCCGACGCGATGCTCCCCGGCGTCCCGGTGCTGACCGTGCCGGAGGTGGTCGAGCGCAGCGAGCTCGTGCTGCTCGCCGTGCCCGACGACGAGCTCGAGGCGCTCGTGGCGGGGCTCGCGGAGACCGGCGCGTGGCAGCCGGGGCAGCTCGTCGCCCACACCTCGGCGCGCTACGGCACCGCGGTGCTCGAGCCCGCGCTGCGGCGCGGCGCGATCCCGCTGGCCATCCACCCCGCCATCACGTTCACGGGCACGAGCGTCGACCGCACCCGCCTGGCCGGCGCCTGGTTCGGTGTCACGGCCCCGGCGCCCGTGCTCCCGATCGCCCAGGCGCTCGTGGTCGAGATGGGCGGCGAGCCACTCGTGGTCGCCGAGGCCGACCGGCCCGCCTACGCCGAGGCGATCGAGACGGCGACGTCGTTCTCGACCGCGATCGTCGAGCAGGCGACCGGCCTGCTCGCGGGCATCGGCGTCGAGGAGCCCGGCCGGGTGATCGCGCCGCTCGTGCGCTCCGCGGTCGAGAATGCGCTCGCGCGCTGGGCCCCGAGTACCATCGACCTGTCCGCGCTCGCCGAGCCGTTCGCGGAGGAGGACGAGTGA
- the panC gene encoding pantoate--beta-alanine ligase: MSTPDAPRVIREIAALRAEISALREGGADAAGGRRRVALVPTMGALHEGHLALVRRARELADVVVVSIFVNPLQFAPSEDLDRYPRTMDADLAALAPEGVDLVFAPGVGDMYPNGPSETRVVAGHIGDRYEGAARPGHFDGVLTVVAKLLHIAGPDVVMFGRKDAQQCFLVTRMVADLDLPVEVVPVETVREADGLALSSRNRYLDADARAAARALPDALEAAREVAGSGLAEVLAEAAGAFGDHETAVLDYLVVVDPDTFLPVDDDHRGPARVLVAADVAGTRLLDNADIVLG; the protein is encoded by the coding sequence GTGAGCACGCCAGACGCACCGCGGGTGATCCGCGAGATCGCCGCCCTGCGCGCGGAGATCTCCGCGCTCCGGGAGGGCGGGGCGGATGCCGCGGGCGGCCGTCGCCGCGTCGCGCTCGTGCCGACCATGGGGGCGCTCCACGAGGGGCATCTCGCGCTGGTGCGCCGCGCCCGCGAGCTCGCCGACGTGGTCGTCGTCTCGATCTTCGTGAACCCGCTGCAGTTCGCGCCGAGCGAGGACCTCGACCGCTACCCGCGCACGATGGACGCCGACCTCGCCGCGCTCGCGCCCGAGGGCGTCGACCTGGTCTTCGCGCCGGGCGTCGGCGACATGTACCCGAACGGCCCGAGCGAGACCCGGGTGGTCGCGGGGCACATCGGCGACCGCTACGAGGGCGCAGCGCGCCCGGGCCACTTCGACGGCGTGCTGACCGTGGTCGCGAAGCTGCTGCACATCGCCGGGCCCGACGTCGTGATGTTCGGCCGCAAGGACGCGCAGCAGTGCTTCCTCGTCACGCGCATGGTCGCCGACCTCGACCTGCCCGTCGAGGTCGTGCCGGTCGAGACCGTGCGCGAGGCGGACGGGCTCGCGCTCTCGAGCCGCAACCGCTACCTCGACGCCGACGCCCGCGCGGCCGCGCGCGCACTGCCCGACGCGCTGGAGGCCGCCCGCGAGGTCGCGGGCTCGGGACTGGCCGAGGTGCTCGCCGAGGCGGCGGGCGCGTTCGGCGACCACGAGACGGCAGTGCTCGACTACCTCGTCGTGGTCGACCCCGACACGTTCCTGCCGGTGGACGACGACCATCGCGGCCCCGCCCGGGTGCTCGTGGCGGCCGACGTGGCCGGCACGAGGCTCCTCGACAACGCCGACATCGTCCTCGGCTGA